The sequence GAACAGTTCCCTTGCCTCGTCTGATTCAGCAAGTTCCCGCAGCCTCCTGTAAAAGGCGGCACCGGCGGTCTCGATCTGGATCGCCATCTCGATGATCTCTTTCAGGTTCAGTTTTTTATCGGCCATGATAGCCTCCCATGACTGTGTAATTTGACCGGGAGTAGAACTTATCACCTCACCCGGTACATGTCTAGCAAGTGGTCATTGGAACCGGTTTTGTGATAGAAAATGGGACATGATCCTATTCAATCCTAAAAACTGTCCATCCATGTTTAAACTAACACGGGTATTTGAGACTGGCAAACCCCGGAGCAGGGGAATATTTTTCCTGGCGCTTGCCCTTATCATCCTTGTTCCGATGCAGGCCACGGCAGGAAATATCAAGGTCTCCTGGAACCCCGCACAGGTCAGGTCCGGAGGGGTGGTCATGATGAAGGTCCAGTCACCTGTCAGGCTCATGGCTGCTGAAGCGCAAACGGGTGAGGACCGGTTCCCCTTATTCAAGATGGAAGGGGGGGCCTATGCTGCTTTGGTCGGGGTTGATGTGGCGTTAAAGGAACCATCCATGCCGGTGGATTTCGTTCTGTTCCCGGCCAAGGGCGGGCCACCTTACAGGATCAGGGCAGATTTGAAAATAAAAGACGGGGCTTCGGGAGCCAAACGGACCCAGAACCTTTCACTCCCAACCGGGATGGTGGACCTTTCCCAGAAGAGGGTAAAACAGGTGCAAAAGGACAACAGGAATCTGGGGGATATCCTTGCCACCAGAAGCCGCGAGAGGTACTGGAAGGAAGGGTTCCTTTTGCCGCTGCAGGGCCGCATTACGACCAGGTTCGGCACAGGAAGAGTGTTGAACGGCAAGCCGCGCTCCTCTCACAGCGGTGTGGATATCTCAGGGAAAAAAGGGAAACCGGTAAAGGCATCCAACAGCGGGAAAGTCCTTCTGGCGGACGATTTTTATCTTTCAGGAAAAACGGTGGTAGTGGATCACGGTTGGGGTG comes from bacterium and encodes:
- a CDS encoding M23 family metallopeptidase, whose amino-acid sequence is MFKLTRVFETGKPRSRGIFFLALALIILVPMQATAGNIKVSWNPAQVRSGGVVMMKVQSPVRLMAAEAQTGEDRFPLFKMEGGAYAALVGVDVALKEPSMPVDFVLFPAKGGPPYRIRADLKIKDGASGAKRTQNLSLPTGMVDLSQKRVKQVQKDNRNLGDILATRSRERYWKEGFLLPLQGRITTRFGTGRVLNGKPRSSHSGVDISGKKGKPVKASNSGKVLLADDFYLSGKTVVVDHGWGVSTLYAHLDRIDVQEGQEMNRGQVLGTVGTTGRSTGPHLHFGAFIRGSKIDPLLLVEVTKQLSTR